ATCGAAGTACAGGAAATGTGGATCGTTTGATTCAAGTTGCAAGAACCAAAAGTAATCAATTTGTCTCTGTATTTATCATGGTGATGATGTTTTGTATCGGACTTACAACCATTCTAATTACAACAAGAATTTTACTGTATCAAAAAGTTATCCAAGCGTATGAATTGCTCTTCCTCTCTATTCTAGTGCTTGCTTTACCGGCACTTAGGAATGCGCAACCGGGAATTCCTGGATTTGGAGTACTCTCGGATTATCTTTCTTTTTTTTGGTCATTGGGTTTAACAACAGTTTCACTCCTGATATTACTGATCTACTGGCACTTTTATAAGGAAAAGTCAGATACAAAATAATAATGAACCAAACGAGAGAATTCGACACTAGCCTCATTCCGATTGAACTGACCATAAAATCTTCCACAAACCAGGGAGTCTTTTTTAAAACGAATCTCAAAACCTTAACAATAGACCAACTAACAAAAATTTGCCTATTTTCTCTTTTATTAAATTGTGTTTCTGCTCCTAAGCCAATCCCCAAACCGAATTTAACACAAATCGTAAAAGCCGGTGATTGGAATTCAACCCAGGATTACCTTGAAAAAAATCCAGGTAGCGTCGATTCTATCAATGATAGCGGCTAGCGGCGGGAGAGCAATACATGAAGCGGCTTTTCTTGGTGATGCGAAGCAAATAAAATTATTAATTCAGTTTAAAGCCAACGTAAATGTAAAAAACAATGCTGGCATGACTCCTCTGCATATTGCTAGCTTACACGGTTATACGGATTGCGTAAAGATTCTATTAGATGCTGGTGCCTTTCCGAACGAAAGAGATAAAAAATATAAACACCCAATACACTATGCAGTATCCAACAATTCCGGCAATATCAATGTGTTGAATCTCTTACTTGAATAAGGTGCGAATCTAAACAAACTAATGGAAAAGGGAAACGTTTCCCCACTTCACTTTGCAGCTATGAATGGGCATCTAGAATCCGAAAAATATCTGCTTAGTAAAGGAGCAAATCCTGATACCCAAGATGACACTGGTTTCACAGCACTACACTATGCAACCAATGAAGGCGACCTGGAGATTGTTACTACGCTCCTACACAAAAAGGCAGATCCTAATCTCAAAACTCTAGATGGATACACCCCACTCTTTGTCGCTTCGCAGGAAGTTTATGCGAACATCGCCAGGAAATTATTAGAAAATCATGCTGAACCAAATCTGCAGGGACATGACAAAAGAGCTTCATTCCATAAAGCTTATTACGAAGGGCATACTGAAGTTTTAGAAGCTCTGTTGAACGCCGGTGCTTTAACAGAAATACCTGGTACAAGTTCACCCATCGATATTGCAAAATCGTACGGCCACCATCATATAGCTGACCTAATTAGAAACAGAGGAAAGTGATGTAAATATCTCTTTTCTTTATATATTTTGGATTGAATTTGTGAATCAATTAGTGCCATCGAATGTGAGAATTTCATGGCACCTAATTTTCGTTCGTTTTATTTTTACATGTTTGATTTGCAAAATCATTGTTTGTTCTAACCAAATCAATTGAATATTAGAATCTATACTTACGTTTTATCATCGTACATGGATTTGATTAGCGATTCATATTTTGCGGCAACAACATGTCTTTTCACTGAAAGTTTTGCAGATAGTTCCTCACCAACTTCAAAAATTTTTGGAAGTAGCCGTATCTCACCGATCCTTTCGAAACTTTTAAATCCATTCTCTGGACGAATCAAACTTCTGACTTCCTGTTCGATCTTCGCTTTTACAATACGATTCGTTGCAAGTTGTTCGTAAGTAGATCCGTATTCAGAAAACTTATCAAGTGCCGGTAGAATCAATGCACCTAAATACTTTTGATCTTGCCCCACAATCATTACTTGTTCAATTAAAGTTGATTGTATAAGTTTGTTTTCGATAGGAACTGGTTCAATATTTTCACCATTGAGAAGTACGACAGTCTCCTTCGTTCTTCCTACAATTTTAAGTGTATTGTTGAATGTCATTACCCCAAGATCTCCTGTGTTCAGCCATCCATCATCTGATAAAACTTTCGAAGTTGCTTCTGGTCGTTTGTAGTATCCTTTCATAATTTGCGGCCCTCGCACATAAATCTCACCTTTGATTCCTTTTTTCGGAGGATAAATTACTACACCCGTTTCAATATCTTTCAGTAAAATTTCAGTACCAGGAAATATCGGCCCTACACTACCAACAACA
This genomic stretch from Leptospira meyeri harbors:
- a CDS encoding ankyrin repeat domain-containing protein, with product MIAASGGRAIHEAAFLGDAKQIKLLIQFKANVNVKNNAGMTPLHIASLHGYTDCVKILLDAGAFPNERDKKYKHPIHYAVSNNSGNINVLNLLLE
- a CDS encoding ankyrin repeat domain-containing protein, producing the protein MNGHLESEKYLLSKGANPDTQDDTGFTALHYATNEGDLEIVTTLLHKKADPNLKTLDGYTPLFVASQEVYANIARKLLENHAEPNLQGHDKRASFHKAYYEGHTEVLEALLNAGALTEIPGTSSPIDIAKSYGHHHIADLIRNRGK